One Festucalex cinctus isolate MCC-2025b chromosome 1, RoL_Fcin_1.0, whole genome shotgun sequence genomic region harbors:
- the sec14l1 gene encoding SEC14-like protein 1 isoform X2: protein MVREYQSPVRVYKHPFELIIAAYNRRFPKCPLIPVFVGSEIISESQSPDGSVLVTERRCTIDIDAPRLLKRIAGIDYLYFIQKNTLNRRERTLLIEVQNETFSNRVISCEICKYTVHPENEEWTCYEQTASLDVKSFFGFEGLAEKIAMKQYASSIEKGKEIIQYHLTELENEGITHVPRWTQASPTRDVPGNSASDVLPVCDKDQPTQMSTASLNDKLDADYIRRFLGDLTPLQESCLIRLRHWLQETNKGKTPKDQHVLRFLIATDFNFDKARELVCQSLTWRKQHQVDFLLDSWQRPQLLQDYYSGGWHHNDRDGRPLYILRLGHMDTKGLMRALTEDVLIRQVVAVNEEGLRRCEENTVVFGRPIRCWTCLVDLEGLNMRHLWRPGLKALLRIIEVVEANYPETLGRLFMLKAPRVFPVIWTLVSPLINENTRKKFLVYAANDYQGPGGLVDYIDQSFIPDFLGGNCVCDIPEGGLVPKSLYRTAEELEIEDNRLLTESIYKSASIFKGAPYEILIEVMEASSVITWDFDVSKGDVLFNIYHSKMLPQQPKKDTNGAHGFTSLGSVSPQLLDKSWVLGQDYSLVEKSLTCREGESVQGSHITRWPGCYILQWCFHSAPAASASSLSYVDDVLASLQVSSHKCKIMYYTEVLASQDIRGSMTSLESSQSGFSLLSVSTTLSSQSHTSSNVSR, encoded by the exons ATGGTGCGGGAATACCAGTCTCCTGTTCGGGTCTACAAACATCCATTTGAATTAATAATAGCA GCGTACAACAGGAGATTCCCTAAGTGTCCGTTGATCCCAGTCTTTGTAGGCAGTGAGATCATCAGTGAGAGCCAAAGCCCGGATGGCTCCGTATTGGTGACCGAGAGGCGCTGCACGATTGATATTGATGCACCCCGACTCCTCAAACGG ATTGCTGGTATCGACTACCTGTATTTCATCCAAAAGAACACTCTGAACCGCAGAGAGCGGACTTTGCTCATTGAGGTCCAGAACGAAACGTTTTCCAACAGGGTCATTTCCTGTGAGATATGCAAATACACG GTTCATCCTGAGAATGAAGAGTGGACGTGTTATGAACAGACAGCTAGTCTTGATGTTAAATCCTTTTTTGGCTTTGAAGGCTTGGCAGAGAAGATCGCAATGAAACAGTATGCTAGTAGCATAGAAAAG GGTAAAGAAATTATCCAGTATCACCTCACTGAGCTGGAAAACGAGGGCATCACGCACGTACCTCGTTGGACTCAAGCCTCGCCTACGCGAGACGTCCCAGGAAACTCTGCCAGTGATGTGCTGCCTGTCTGTGACAAGGACCAGCCCACACAGATGTCAACTGCCTCTCTTAATG ACAAGTTGGATGCTGATTACATCAGACGTTTCCTAGGTGATTTAACGCCTCTGCAGGAAAGCTGTCTTATTCGACTGCGGCACTGGCTCCAGGAAACCAACAAGGGCAAG ACTCCAAAGGATCAGCATGTGCTGCGCTTTCTGATAGCCACAGATTTTAACTTTGACAAGGCTCGAGAGCTTGTGTGCCAGTCACTTACATGGAGGAAACAACACCAAGTGGATTTCCTGTTGGACTCATGGCAGCGCCCTCAACTTCTGCAAGACTATTACAGCGGAGGCTGGCACCACAATGACAGAG ATGGTCGTCCACTATATATATTACGGTTGGGCCACATGGACACAAAGGGTTTGATGCGTGCCTTGACCGAAGACGTGCTGATTAGACAG GTTGTTGCCGTCAATGAAGAGGGACTGAGGCGCTGTGAGGAAAACACGGTGGTCTTTGGTCGACCAATCAG GTGCTGGACTTGCCTGGTGGATCTGGAGGGTCTTAACATGCGTCATCTGTGGAGACCAGGACTGAAGGCCCTACTGAGAATCATTGAAGTAGTGGAGGCCAACTACCCCGAGACGCTGGGCCGCCTGTTCATGCTGAAAGCACCCAGAGTATTTCCTGTCATCTGGACCCTG GTCAGCCCTCTGATCAATGAAAACACTCGTAAGAAGTTCCTTGTTTATGCTGCAAATGACTACCAGGGTCCAGGAGGTTTGGTGGACTACATTGATCAGTCATTTATTCCTGACTTTTTGGGAGGCAACTGTGTG TGTGACATCCCTGAGGGAGGTTTAGTCCCCAAGTCTTTGTACAGAACAGCAGAGGAGCTGGAGATTGAAGACAACCGGTTATTGACAGAATCCATATATAAAAGTGCCAGTATTTTCAAGGGAGCTCCATATGAG ATTTTGATTGAGGTCATGGAAGCTTCTTCTGTCATTACTTGGGACTTTGATGTGTCGAAAGGGGATGTGCTTTTCAACATCTACCATTCAAAGATGTTACCGCAGCAGccaaagaaagacacaaatggaGCCCATGGTTTCACATCCTTAGGGTCCGTGAGTCCGCAGCTGTTAGACAAGAGCTGGGTCTTGGGCCAGGACTACAGCCTGGTGGAGAAATCCCTCACCTGTCGAGAGGGGGAGAGCGTACAG GGCTCTCACATCACTCGCTGGCCCGGATGCTACATCCTCCAGTGGTGCTTTCACAGCGCCCCGGCTGCCTCAGCCTCCAGCCTGTCTTATGTGGATGATGTGCTGGCCTCTCTGCAGGTCTCCTCCCACAAGTGTAAAATCATGTACTATACTGAGGTGCTGGCTTCACAAGATATCAG GGGATCCATGACCAGTCTGGAGTCCAGTCAAAGCGGTTTCTCTCTGCTCAGTGTGTCCACTACTCTTTCTAGCCAATCACACACCAGCTCAAACGTCTCAAGGTAG
- the sec14l1 gene encoding SEC14-like protein 1 isoform X1: protein MVREYQSPVRVYKHPFELIIAAYNRRFPKCPLIPVFVGSEIISESQSPDGSVLVTERRCTIDIDAPRLLKRIAGIDYLYFIQKNTLNRRERTLLIEVQNETFSNRVISCEICKYTVHPENEEWTCYEQTASLDVKSFFGFEGLAEKIAMKQYASSIEKGKEIIQYHLTELENEGITHVPRWTQASPTRDVPGNSASDVLPVCDKDQPTQMSTASLNVQRVDREGSAVNLDAAQRIFVKSPSMTGQSDQHDAKDKLDADYIRRFLGDLTPLQESCLIRLRHWLQETNKGKTPKDQHVLRFLIATDFNFDKARELVCQSLTWRKQHQVDFLLDSWQRPQLLQDYYSGGWHHNDRDGRPLYILRLGHMDTKGLMRALTEDVLIRQVVAVNEEGLRRCEENTVVFGRPIRCWTCLVDLEGLNMRHLWRPGLKALLRIIEVVEANYPETLGRLFMLKAPRVFPVIWTLVSPLINENTRKKFLVYAANDYQGPGGLVDYIDQSFIPDFLGGNCVCDIPEGGLVPKSLYRTAEELEIEDNRLLTESIYKSASIFKGAPYEILIEVMEASSVITWDFDVSKGDVLFNIYHSKMLPQQPKKDTNGAHGFTSLGSVSPQLLDKSWVLGQDYSLVEKSLTCREGESVQGSHITRWPGCYILQWCFHSAPAASASSLSYVDDVLASLQVSSHKCKIMYYTEVLASQDIRGSMTSLESSQSGFSLLSVSTTLSSQSHTSSNVSR from the exons ATGGTGCGGGAATACCAGTCTCCTGTTCGGGTCTACAAACATCCATTTGAATTAATAATAGCA GCGTACAACAGGAGATTCCCTAAGTGTCCGTTGATCCCAGTCTTTGTAGGCAGTGAGATCATCAGTGAGAGCCAAAGCCCGGATGGCTCCGTATTGGTGACCGAGAGGCGCTGCACGATTGATATTGATGCACCCCGACTCCTCAAACGG ATTGCTGGTATCGACTACCTGTATTTCATCCAAAAGAACACTCTGAACCGCAGAGAGCGGACTTTGCTCATTGAGGTCCAGAACGAAACGTTTTCCAACAGGGTCATTTCCTGTGAGATATGCAAATACACG GTTCATCCTGAGAATGAAGAGTGGACGTGTTATGAACAGACAGCTAGTCTTGATGTTAAATCCTTTTTTGGCTTTGAAGGCTTGGCAGAGAAGATCGCAATGAAACAGTATGCTAGTAGCATAGAAAAG GGTAAAGAAATTATCCAGTATCACCTCACTGAGCTGGAAAACGAGGGCATCACGCACGTACCTCGTTGGACTCAAGCCTCGCCTACGCGAGACGTCCCAGGAAACTCTGCCAGTGATGTGCTGCCTGTCTGTGACAAGGACCAGCCCACACAGATGTCAACTGCCTCTCTTAATG TTCAGAGAGTGGATAGAGAGGGAAGTGCTGTCAACTTGGACGCAGCACAGAGAATATTTGTCAAGTCACCTTCAATGACAGGACAATCAGATCAGCATGATGCAAAAG ACAAGTTGGATGCTGATTACATCAGACGTTTCCTAGGTGATTTAACGCCTCTGCAGGAAAGCTGTCTTATTCGACTGCGGCACTGGCTCCAGGAAACCAACAAGGGCAAG ACTCCAAAGGATCAGCATGTGCTGCGCTTTCTGATAGCCACAGATTTTAACTTTGACAAGGCTCGAGAGCTTGTGTGCCAGTCACTTACATGGAGGAAACAACACCAAGTGGATTTCCTGTTGGACTCATGGCAGCGCCCTCAACTTCTGCAAGACTATTACAGCGGAGGCTGGCACCACAATGACAGAG ATGGTCGTCCACTATATATATTACGGTTGGGCCACATGGACACAAAGGGTTTGATGCGTGCCTTGACCGAAGACGTGCTGATTAGACAG GTTGTTGCCGTCAATGAAGAGGGACTGAGGCGCTGTGAGGAAAACACGGTGGTCTTTGGTCGACCAATCAG GTGCTGGACTTGCCTGGTGGATCTGGAGGGTCTTAACATGCGTCATCTGTGGAGACCAGGACTGAAGGCCCTACTGAGAATCATTGAAGTAGTGGAGGCCAACTACCCCGAGACGCTGGGCCGCCTGTTCATGCTGAAAGCACCCAGAGTATTTCCTGTCATCTGGACCCTG GTCAGCCCTCTGATCAATGAAAACACTCGTAAGAAGTTCCTTGTTTATGCTGCAAATGACTACCAGGGTCCAGGAGGTTTGGTGGACTACATTGATCAGTCATTTATTCCTGACTTTTTGGGAGGCAACTGTGTG TGTGACATCCCTGAGGGAGGTTTAGTCCCCAAGTCTTTGTACAGAACAGCAGAGGAGCTGGAGATTGAAGACAACCGGTTATTGACAGAATCCATATATAAAAGTGCCAGTATTTTCAAGGGAGCTCCATATGAG ATTTTGATTGAGGTCATGGAAGCTTCTTCTGTCATTACTTGGGACTTTGATGTGTCGAAAGGGGATGTGCTTTTCAACATCTACCATTCAAAGATGTTACCGCAGCAGccaaagaaagacacaaatggaGCCCATGGTTTCACATCCTTAGGGTCCGTGAGTCCGCAGCTGTTAGACAAGAGCTGGGTCTTGGGCCAGGACTACAGCCTGGTGGAGAAATCCCTCACCTGTCGAGAGGGGGAGAGCGTACAG GGCTCTCACATCACTCGCTGGCCCGGATGCTACATCCTCCAGTGGTGCTTTCACAGCGCCCCGGCTGCCTCAGCCTCCAGCCTGTCTTATGTGGATGATGTGCTGGCCTCTCTGCAGGTCTCCTCCCACAAGTGTAAAATCATGTACTATACTGAGGTGCTGGCTTCACAAGATATCAG GGGATCCATGACCAGTCTGGAGTCCAGTCAAAGCGGTTTCTCTCTGCTCAGTGTGTCCACTACTCTTTCTAGCCAATCACACACCAGCTCAAACGTCTCAAGGTAG